The DNA sequence ATGCTTGGAGTAATTAAGTAAAAATGGAGATTGACTTATCTATCTTGTGATTAATCCTTTGAAAAACAGGTATGAGCAGTACCATGAAAAACAATGTGGGAAAATTTCTAGCGGATGCATTAAGATATTACTATTTTGACAGGTACAGATGTCTGTAATGGTTGCATCGTATCAGGTAATCCTGTAGCCTTGGATAAGATAGCTCTACctgttcttttgtttctttgcaTGCAGTGATAGTTTGGTTGAGCAAGTTGCACGTGGTGAATATGCTACTAATTCTCTTAAGGCCAGGGATGCAAAGGGATTTTGTGAGTCTGAGGTGATTTTTCACTTGGGGGCTGTCAACTTGTGTTTCTTATTTTGGGATTTAGTGTCATTGCTAGGATTTGACACATCGCATCTCTTTGGATGAATCTGAGTCAACAACTCCTTATCCCAACTACCTGGATCGCTGAATTGATCCTATTTTTCCATTCCACTGTACATAGTGCCATTTCCTCTATTAAAACTTTCAAACCAGGACAACTTTGACCTTCTCCATGCCCTAGTGACACTTCCAACTTGCACGTTTTGCTGCATATATTGGTCCCCTTGGCCAAACTATCTAAATTGAGTTTCTCCTTATATTGTCACTTGCCAATGCCTTAAAATTTATTCATTTCTGATTCGCATCTAGGCTGGCTTGCTCATCCATCAAAGCATTCTCACCTCAGTGATGTTTGGGTGAAATATAAACTGTTTCAAGTTAGCATTTCATGGGACATCAGTATCTGTTTTTTGGTGGCATGGAACTAATATGCACCACTAACCATGCATTCGGCCCTTGTTCTCTCGCTCCGGAAAGAATAGGATCCAAACTAGGTACATGTCACCTACATAAACAGTTTTACGGCTCTTTAATGTTGTTGGTTCCTATGGGAATGATGCAAATTTTATTCTGCTCCGATTGCAAGACCATGCACCTACTTTGCCTGCCACTGTTATCTAGCTTTAATCATCAAGCTTGTGAACCTAAACTCATTCCCTTCTTTTATGTATTCAAGTCTTCATGTGCTACAAGATCCTGTATTAATTAAGCTGTGTTGGCTCAAGGTACATCTTAGTTACATAAACATAACAAAAGGTTGTGTAATCCGTTCATCTCAATAGAtcttctttctaccaaaaaaaaatgtaacaaaAGGTTTGatcataaaatcataaaacactCAGGTTTGAGTTATTTTGACTTAGGTTGGTCATGATCCAAGTTGGTTCGCTGCATCTTGCCATCTTGGATGTGTTATCATGGGGACCAAAGAGTAGAAATGCCATCAGGCACGCTGCACGCACCAGCTGGGCCTTTGTCCTGCTGGTTTTGTTGATAATTAAGTGTTGCCTGCAtggtttattattttttgatgttCTAGTTAAATTAGGACAAAGAATGATTTTCAAAATGGCGAGTTTCGTTGCAGACTGAAGTTCTGAAGCAATTATCATCCATGGGTCGCTTGGTTGTTTGTGTAGGAGATGGTGCAGTTAGCAGTTCAGTTAATTTGTAAGGAAATTTTTTCTTGTCCATTTTATACTGgtttattgttatttattttactcCTTACGTACCTCTTCTATTGCTCAACAATTCTAGGGCCCTTCTAAGGCATGGAATATCAATATGGATTGATGTTCCTCTTGATATTATCGCAAGAGAGGCCACGGCTGCAGTGGCATGTTCAACTTCCGATTCTTCTGAGGTGACTTTCATCATCCCATTGCTATTGTTTATATTTGCTTGCTATATAAACCATGGAATCAACCAATCCAGAACGTCCAGAATGGGGATCAGAAACGACCAATTCACCAATTTAATTTTTGAAACAATTTCTCTAGGCCCAACCTGTATTACCCTCAATTTTCACATTCAATTCAGGGTTTCATTGTTTATGCATGCATGTTACAACAGGTGTTGGCTATCATCACAAAGCACTATGAGGACTGGAGAAATGGATATGCAACATCAGATGCAACAGTCTCGCTTCAAAGTAAATTGGcttcctattttatttccttaCCCAAATCTTTAATAATTATACTGGGTAATCGGTTCATTCATCTTCCACAGAGGTAGCTTGCCAATTAGGTTATGACAATACGGATGCAGTGAGTACAGAAGACATGACCATAGAGGTGATGAAACACAATTCCTATAGATGTGAGATTCAAATAATAGCAAGGAGCTTCTATGACACCAACTTATCAAAGATTTTTTGTCTTTGTATCAATTTTCAGACATTGAAGGAGATAGAGAagctgatgagagtgaagaagatgatggaagcCGCAGCAAGACCATTCTAGCCAGAGCAAAGCTTTTCCAGGGCCATGTTTTCATCACCCCCCACAATTTCCAAAGTTTTCCTCACCAAGGCTTCAGGGAAGCCCATCTCCACCAATTTCTGTACCTGTAATCAAGAATAATAGCCTTTTCAAACTATTGAAATTCTGTATTATTGTATTGTCAAATTAATAGAC is a window from the Macadamia integrifolia cultivar HAES 741 chromosome 5, SCU_Mint_v3, whole genome shotgun sequence genome containing:
- the LOC122079020 gene encoding probable inactive shikimate kinase like 1, chloroplastic isoform X1 encodes the protein MEITVIHSSCSCSCSTLHSYFRPQVLHFCRGGASKSAATSLSFQSDDHFRRFRKTLPSTEAPLISRYPLRRFPSTSCSLSDNQVPATEVIVVDQSHTLKKKVTEISPELKGTSIFLVGMSSTMKNNVGKFLADALRYYYFDSDSLVEQVARGEYATNSLKARDAKGFCESETEVLKQLSSMGRLVVCVGDGAVSSSVNLALLRHGISIWIDVPLDIIAREATAAVACSTSDSSEVLAIITKHYEDWRNGYATSDATVSLQKVACQLGYDNTDAVSTEDMTIEVMKHNSYRCEIQIIARSFYDTNLSKIFCLCINFQTLKEIEKLMRVKKMMEAAARPF
- the LOC122079020 gene encoding probable inactive shikimate kinase like 1, chloroplastic isoform X2, whose product is MEITVIHSSCSCSCSTLHSYFRPQVLHFCRGGASKSAATSLSFQSDDHFRRFRKTLPSTEAPLISRYPLRRFPSTSCSLSDNQVPATEVIVVDQSHTLKKKVTEISPELKGTSIFLVGMSSTMKNNVGKFLADALRYYYFDSDSLVEQVARGEYATNSLKARDAKGFCESETEVLKQLSSMGRLVVCVGDGAVSSSVNLALLRHGISIWIDVPLDIIAREATAAVACSTSDSSEVLAIITKHYEDWRNGYATSDATVSLQKVACQLGYDNTDAVSTEDMTIETLKEIEKLMRVKKMMEAAARPF